A single genomic interval of Anopheles marshallii chromosome 2, idAnoMarsDA_429_01, whole genome shotgun sequence harbors:
- the LOC128708069 gene encoding cyclin-dependent kinase 20, which produces MDDYMPSRYQLLGRIGEGVHGVVVKARDLQCDDKMVAIKKLSLRTKFGVVSLNTVREIRALQHCRCDNVLELLDMYPDLAGISLVFEYMPHTLYSKLKDEENPLSRATVRRYTGMLLKGLAYLHGLRLMHRDIKPANLLIDRHDVLKIADFGLARIYTESNGLQPAKPYSPQVATRWYRAPEILWGCQRYGPSIDLWASGAVYAEMLRGVPLFAGATDIEQLALVVRTLGTPNQKDWPEVRSLPDYNKIRFPNSRGERWEDIFPSCTTRDEISLVDGLVRYNPAKRLTAEEALLHPYFTDAAPSEN; this is translated from the exons TTATATGCCGTCGCGCTATCAGCTGCTCGGCAGAATCGGCGAAGGAGTCCACGGTGTCGTCGTAAAAGCGCGAGACCTGCAGTGTGATGACAAGATGGTGGCCATCAAAAAGCTATCGCTGCGGACAAAGTTCGGAGTCGTATCGCTAAACACGGTTCGTGAAATTCGTGCCCTACAGCATTGCCGATGTGACAAT GTCCTAGAGCTACTCGACATGTATCCGGATCTGGCCGGCATTTCCTTGGTATTCGAGTACATGCCCCATACGCTGTACAGTAAGCTCAAGGACGAAGAAAATCCTTTATCTCGTGCAACCGTCCGGCGCTACACGGGCATGCTACTCAAAGGGCTGGCGTACCTGCACGGACTGCGCTTGATGCATCGCGATATTAAGCCAGCCAACCTGCTGATCGATCGGCACGATGTGCTCAAAATAGCCGACTTCGGACTCGCCCGCATCTACACCGAGTCGAACGGACTACAACCGGCCAAACCCTATTCGCCGCAAGTGGCCACACGTTGGTACCGAGCGCCCGAAATCTTGTGGGGTTGCCAACGTTACGGTCCTTCAATAGATCTGTGGGCCAGCGGAGCAGTGTACGCCGAGATGCTCCGGGGCGTTCCGTTGTTCGCCGGTGCCACCGATATAGAGCAGCTGGCGCTTGTTGTCCGCACGCTCGGCACTCCGAACCAGAAAGATTGGCCAGAAGTGCGAAGCCTTCCGGATTATAACAAAATCCGCTTTCCGAACTCGCGTGGAGAACGCTGGGAGGACATCTTCCCGAGCTGTACCACCCGCGACGAGATCAGCCTGGTAGATGGGCTGGTGAGGTATAATCCTGCTAAGCGTCTCACTGCCGAAGAG